From a single Candidatus Woesearchaeota archaeon genomic region:
- a CDS encoding ATP-dependent DNA helicase: MLNSEQKNAVKIIDKPLVVIAGPGTGKTHMITEKINFLLEEKKYSEDEILPITFTKKAAAEMSERVEIKTSRPFFAKTFHEFALEIIDTYQNQISMIDKDFSLIDETNQLLFFLDNLKDMKFTSFEMKNNYVQIAHEIVGTISKLKDFGYSLEDLVKLKVEDINLKSDLIQAYSKYELYKRENNYLDFGDLLLYVFDLLKNNLEVRDEIKNKYKYILVDEFQDTNKIQLDIIKLISGENITIVGDQKQSIYSFRGANFSNLGDFKAHYKNYEEVFLHKNYRSSKSVLNNINKLVLDIASNDEVLENVFEEKGEVSLIEASNSNSQDSFIAQRISNILEKEPEAKIGVLFRRKFELTNTAKFLKNLGISFNANEAINFFEQDIIKDVLNKLKIIENPRGCTSEYFKFLSDCFVSYENVRKIMRKSSFNEKSIFKTLMNLKESDDYGIDFEVLKKIYSDLDFLIKFKDSKRELDDLLRETIFKFGNFQRAFLGNNFEGVSALNNFVKFARDYIKVYRNSNLSSFLKVCENSKRLDIKFEQKSGSKVELLTLHSSKGKEFDYVIMPNLNERKFPSNFMKSKFDILGVEDKKSFVEEENRLFFVGITRSRKELDLVYVRRFVDNKLDSKPSNFLEVLGLNVEKYDVEFDELKLDFKEDIKVKMIDKITSHLISENFDLAKSDMEKLKLMYAKKDLNYFFNKDELDFTRIEKKDPFYDVDVDFSSHVYSVSQIKTYQSCPKKYLYQYVYRVPGESKHYFDFGTSVHSVLEEFVFDIRKFSSEICYGRAAAMLKEKWISKGYASADQEKEYFQKGLEVIKKFIFKEKLFSEDETREVIGIEDKFVINLEGKKILGFIDRVDKVGDNFVIIDYKTSNSMETKMQLKKNIQLFVYALAIEHLRGKLPSKVGLWYLIHDELVEVEVSEIDFDKMKAEVLDAISNIEKKVFLPTPSFFNCTYCDFNEICLDSKK, encoded by the coding sequence ATGTTAAATTCTGAGCAAAAAAATGCAGTTAAAATTATAGATAAACCTCTTGTAGTTATTGCTGGACCTGGTACTGGCAAAACTCACATGATTACTGAGAAAATTAATTTTTTGCTTGAAGAAAAAAAATACTCCGAAGATGAAATCCTTCCGATTACTTTTACTAAAAAAGCTGCTGCTGAAATGTCTGAGAGGGTTGAGATTAAAACTAGTAGACCTTTTTTTGCAAAAACATTTCATGAGTTTGCACTTGAAATTATTGATACTTATCAGAATCAAATTTCTATGATTGATAAAGACTTTAGTTTGATTGATGAGACTAATCAACTTTTATTTTTTTTAGATAATTTGAAAGATATGAAATTTACTTCATTTGAGATGAAGAATAATTATGTTCAAATTGCACATGAAATTGTTGGAACAATTTCTAAACTTAAAGATTTTGGTTACTCTTTAGAAGATTTAGTTAAATTAAAAGTTGAAGATATTAATTTGAAATCGGATTTGATTCAAGCTTATTCAAAATATGAATTGTATAAACGAGAGAATAATTATCTGGATTTTGGAGATTTACTTTTGTATGTTTTTGATTTACTAAAAAATAATTTAGAAGTTCGAGATGAGATTAAGAACAAATATAAATATATTTTAGTTGATGAGTTTCAAGATACTAATAAGATTCAATTAGATATCATTAAACTTATTTCTGGAGAAAATATTACTATTGTTGGTGATCAAAAACAGAGCATATATTCTTTTCGTGGAGCAAATTTTTCAAATTTAGGAGATTTTAAAGCGCATTATAAAAATTATGAAGAGGTTTTTTTACATAAGAATTATAGGTCTTCTAAGAGTGTTTTAAATAATATTAATAAATTAGTTTTAGATATTGCTTCAAATGATGAAGTTCTAGAAAATGTTTTTGAAGAGAAAGGGGAGGTCTCTTTAATTGAAGCATCAAATTCTAATTCTCAAGATTCATTTATTGCTCAGAGAATTTCAAATATTTTAGAAAAAGAACCTGAAGCAAAAATTGGAGTTTTGTTTAGGAGGAAATTTGAACTTACAAATACTGCAAAATTCTTGAAAAATTTAGGGATTAGTTTTAATGCGAATGAGGCGATTAATTTTTTTGAACAAGATATTATTAAAGATGTTTTGAATAAATTAAAAATTATTGAAAATCCTCGAGGTTGTACTTCAGAGTATTTTAAATTTTTATCTGATTGCTTTGTTTCATATGAGAATGTTAGAAAAATTATGAGAAAAAGTTCTTTTAATGAAAAATCAATTTTTAAGACTTTAATGAATTTGAAAGAATCAGATGATTATGGTATAGATTTTGAAGTGTTGAAAAAGATTTATTCTGATTTAGATTTTTTAATAAAGTTTAAAGATTCTAAAAGGGAACTTGATGATTTATTAAGGGAGACAATTTTTAAATTTGGAAATTTTCAAAGAGCATTTTTAGGAAATAATTTTGAGGGAGTTTCTGCACTTAATAATTTTGTTAAGTTTGCAAGAGATTATATTAAAGTTTATAGAAATTCGAATTTGTCTAGTTTTTTGAAAGTGTGTGAGAACTCGAAGAGGCTTGATATTAAATTTGAACAGAAATCTGGCAGTAAAGTTGAACTTTTGACATTGCATTCGTCTAAAGGAAAAGAGTTTGATTATGTGATTATGCCTAATTTGAATGAGAGAAAATTCCCTTCTAATTTCATGAAATCTAAGTTTGATATTTTGGGTGTTGAAGATAAAAAATCATTTGTTGAAGAAGAGAATAGATTGTTTTTTGTTGGGATTACAAGGTCTAGAAAAGAACTTGATTTGGTTTATGTGAGAAGGTTTGTAGATAATAAACTTGATTCTAAACCTTCAAATTTTTTAGAAGTTTTAGGGTTAAATGTTGAAAAGTATGATGTTGAATTTGATGAATTAAAACTTGATTTTAAAGAAGATATTAAAGTTAAAATGATTGATAAAATAACTTCACATTTGATTTCAGAGAATTTTGATTTGGCAAAATCTGATATGGAAAAATTAAAACTTATGTATGCGAAAAAAGATTTGAATTATTTTTTTAATAAAGATGAATTAGATTTTACAAGAATTGAAAAAAAAGATCCTTTTTATGATGTTGATGTAGATTTTTCTTCTCATGTTTATTCTGTTTCTCAAATTAAAACCTATCAGTCTTGTCCTAAAAAGTATTTATACCAGTATGTTTATAGAGTTCCTGGAGAGTCTAAACATTATTTTGATTTTGGAACTTCAGTTCATAGTGTTTTAGAGGAATTTGTTTTTGATATAAGAAAATTTTCTTCTGAGATTTGTTATGGGAGGGCTGCTGCTATGCTTAAAGAGAAATGGATTTCAAAAGGTTATGCTTCTGCAGACCAGGAGAAAGAGTATTTTCAAAAAGGATTAGAAGTAATTAAGAAATTTATTTTTAAGGAGAAACTTTTTTCTGAAGATGAGACTAGAGAAGTTATAGGAATTGAAGATAAATTTGTGATTAATCTTGAAGGTAAAAAGATTTTAGGATTTATTGATAGAGTTGATAAAGTTGGAGATAATTTTGTGATTATAGATTATAAAACTTCTAATAGTATGGAGACAAAAATGCAGTTAAAAAAGAACATTCAACTTTTTGTTTATGCACTTGCAATTGAACATTTGAGAGGCAAACTTCCAAGTAAAGTTGGACTCTGGTATTTGATTCATGATGAACTTGTTGAGGTTGAAGTTTCAGAGATTGATTTTGATAAAATGAAGGCAGAAGTTTTGGATGCGATTAGTAATATTGAGAAAAAAGTATTTTTACCTACTCCTTCTTTTTTTAATTGTACTTATTGTGATTTTAATGAAATCTGTTTAGATTCTAAAAAGTGA
- a CDS encoding NUDIX domain-containing protein, which produces MKKTSRMIIIKDNKILLFHRFKFGKEFYAIPGGTIEKGETPEETVIREIKEETTLDLTIDKFLWNSNDEIGAHHYFFAKSFEGIPKLSGEELERHNDTNNKYYLEWIELNNLKNIPLLPEEIKEKIIKEFN; this is translated from the coding sequence ATGAAAAAAACTTCTAGAATGATAATTATAAAAGATAATAAAATCCTTTTATTTCATAGATTTAAATTTGGAAAAGAATTTTATGCAATTCCTGGAGGCACAATTGAAAAAGGAGAAACACCAGAAGAAACTGTAATTAGGGAAATAAAAGAAGAAACAACTCTAGATTTAACAATAGATAAATTTTTATGGAATTCTAATGATGAAATTGGAGCTCATCATTATTTCTTTGCTAAATCGTTTGAAGGAATTCCAAAACTATCAGGAGAAGAACTAGAAAGACACAATGATACAAACAATAAATATTATTTAGAATGGATAGAATTAAATAACTTGAAAAATATCCCACTCCTGCCAGAAGAAATTAAAGAAAAAATAATCAAAGAATTTAATTAA
- the infB gene encoding translation initiation factor IF-2 yields the protein MAYLRQPIISILGHVDHGKTSLLDYIRNSKMIAKEAGGITQHIGATEVPKEDVLKIVKGVLPKEAVKIPGLLFIDTPGHKAFTSLRKRGGSISDIGILIVDINEGFMPQTIEAIEILKSMKTPFIVAANKLDNIPGFQSDSKKKLIENIESQRQEVIYRVEEKVYEIVGKISEYGYECDRFDRVDDFTKKIAIVPISAKSGEGVTELLTTLVGLTQKYMEKKLTIENEEMSKGVILEVKDYVGLGKTIDVILYDGVAKVDDIVLVLDIDCVQRSRLKSILKPGELKEIRDSSTKFKAVKEVHAAAGIKFACPEFNDIKAGMPIITLRKNAKAEIVEKYILELEAEQAEITISSEDEGVLVKADTLGSLEALSNILAEHEIPIRKAQIGKISKKDIIDVGSDVERSPKNALLLNFSQKIDDELHIMAKEYKVDIISNDIIYKLVEDSVEWMKKKEKEINRLKLENLIMPFKIKILNNCIFRTSSPAIVGIEVMGGTLKSGVTLVTDYGKKVGKIKGIKDKEENLKSLAFGKSAAVSMDDLVIGRHAQEDSVLYSFMGEGNFRNLKKSADLLSSDEKSAMRELAEVMRKENSLWGM from the coding sequence ATGGCTTACTTAAGACAACCAATTATTTCAATTCTGGGGCATGTTGATCATGGGAAGACTTCTCTTTTAGATTATATTAGAAATTCTAAAATGATTGCAAAAGAAGCAGGTGGTATTACTCAGCATATTGGTGCAACTGAAGTTCCAAAAGAAGATGTTTTAAAAATTGTTAAAGGAGTTTTACCAAAAGAAGCTGTAAAAATTCCTGGTCTTTTATTTATTGATACTCCTGGCCATAAAGCATTTACTTCACTTAGAAAAAGAGGAGGTTCTATTTCAGATATTGGAATTTTAATTGTAGATATTAATGAAGGTTTTATGCCTCAAACTATTGAAGCAATTGAGATTTTAAAATCAATGAAAACTCCATTTATTGTTGCTGCAAATAAGTTGGATAATATTCCTGGATTTCAGAGTGATTCTAAGAAAAAACTTATTGAAAATATTGAGTCTCAAAGACAAGAAGTTATTTATAGGGTTGAAGAAAAAGTTTATGAAATTGTAGGAAAGATTTCAGAGTATGGATATGAGTGTGATAGATTTGATAGGGTGGATGATTTTACAAAAAAAATTGCAATTGTTCCAATTTCTGCAAAATCAGGTGAAGGAGTTACTGAACTTTTGACAACTTTAGTTGGTCTTACTCAAAAGTATATGGAGAAAAAACTTACTATTGAGAATGAGGAGATGTCTAAAGGAGTTATTTTAGAAGTTAAGGATTATGTTGGTTTGGGTAAAACTATTGATGTTATTTTATATGATGGTGTTGCAAAAGTCGACGATATTGTTTTAGTCCTTGATATTGATTGTGTTCAAAGATCTAGACTTAAATCTATTTTAAAACCTGGAGAATTAAAGGAGATTAGAGATAGTTCTACAAAATTTAAAGCTGTAAAAGAGGTTCATGCAGCTGCAGGAATTAAATTTGCCTGTCCAGAATTTAATGATATTAAAGCTGGAATGCCTATTATTACATTGAGAAAGAATGCAAAAGCAGAAATTGTTGAAAAATATATCTTAGAACTTGAGGCTGAGCAGGCTGAGATTACAATTAGTAGTGAGGATGAAGGAGTTTTGGTTAAAGCTGATACACTTGGAAGTTTGGAGGCTTTATCTAATATTTTGGCTGAACATGAAATTCCAATTAGAAAAGCGCAAATAGGCAAAATTAGTAAAAAAGATATTATTGATGTTGGTTCTGATGTTGAAAGATCTCCTAAGAATGCTCTTTTACTTAATTTTTCTCAAAAAATTGATGATGAGTTACATATTATGGCTAAAGAGTATAAGGTAGATATTATTTCAAATGATATTATATATAAATTAGTTGAAGATTCTGTTGAGTGGATGAAGAAGAAAGAGAAAGAAATTAATAGATTAAAACTTGAAAATTTAATAATGCCTTTTAAAATTAAAATCTTGAATAATTGTATATTTAGAACATCTTCTCCTGCAATTGTGGGTATTGAGGTAATGGGTGGAACTTTAAAATCGGGAGTTACTTTGGTTACAGATTATGGAAAGAAAGTAGGTAAGATTAAAGGAATTAAAGATAAAGAAGAAAATTTAAAATCTTTAGCTTTTGGTAAGAGTGCTGCTGTATCTATGGACGATTTAGTTATTGGAAGACATGCTCAGGAAGATTCAGTATTGTATTCTTTTATGGGAGAAGGAAACTTTAGGAATCTAAAAAAAAGTGCTGATTTATTATCTTCTGATGAGAAGAGTGCAATGAGAGAACTTGCAGAAGTTATGAGAAAAGAGAATAGTCTTTGGGGAATGTGA
- a CDS encoding HAD family phosphatase, whose product MNKKKYILFDMDGVLIDSMKCHVGAWKKALSEFGINVSDDDLFHLGGVSFVDTVSILSKKYNKNFSDLELLKIKKSKIAHFNRDYHVSVFDGVFENLNKLKTRGVKMCIVSGAIRQVVDRVVLENFKDMFDFLISADDVTQGKPNPEPYLMAQKKFKAQGEECVIIEDAPSGILAGNRAGIDVFALTTTLKKKELTNANKIFESHKDLFDYILKF is encoded by the coding sequence ATGAATAAAAAAAAGTATATCCTTTTTGATATGGACGGAGTTTTAATTGATTCTATGAAGTGTCATGTAGGTGCTTGGAAAAAAGCATTATCAGAATTTGGAATAAATGTTTCAGATGATGACTTATTTCATCTAGGAGGAGTTTCCTTTGTTGATACTGTAAGTATATTGTCAAAAAAATATAATAAAAATTTTAGTGATTTAGAATTACTAAAAATTAAAAAGTCTAAAATTGCTCATTTTAATCGAGATTATCATGTAAGTGTTTTTGATGGAGTTTTTGAAAATTTAAATAAGTTAAAAACTAGAGGTGTTAAGATGTGTATTGTTTCTGGAGCAATTAGACAAGTAGTAGATAGAGTGGTGCTTGAAAATTTTAAGGATATGTTTGATTTTCTTATTTCTGCCGATGATGTAACCCAGGGGAAACCAAATCCTGAACCTTATTTGATGGCGCAAAAAAAATTTAAAGCTCAAGGAGAGGAATGTGTAATTATTGAGGATGCTCCTTCTGGAATCTTGGCTGGGAATAGAGCAGGGATTGATGTTTTTGCTTTAACTACAACTTTAAAGAAGAAAGAATTGACTAATGCAAATAAAATATTTGAGAGTCATAAAGATTTGTTTGATTATATTCTAAAATTCTAA
- a CDS encoding phosphatase PAP2 family protein: protein MINLNSMIKNIFENTLNELGPLGSYQFHGIVIILFLLTKQYTEFTFLILGYFLIKIFAIPFRILMFKERPKAKKYTNIFEKISAASFPSLHTARTSFLLLFLINYFNKDLYFSLFFSIITILILYSRIYFKKHYLKDIFVGIFFGAIPYYILKFYL, encoded by the coding sequence ATGATAAATTTAAATTCAATGATAAAAAATATATTCGAAAATACTCTAAATGAACTAGGTCCGCTAGGATCATACCAATTTCATGGAATAGTAATAATCTTATTTCTACTAACAAAACAATACACAGAATTTACATTTCTAATTCTTGGATATTTTCTAATTAAAATTTTTGCAATTCCATTTAGAATATTAATGTTTAAAGAAAGACCAAAAGCAAAAAAATATACAAATATATTTGAAAAAATCTCTGCAGCATCATTTCCTTCTCTGCACACTGCAAGAACATCATTCCTATTATTATTCTTAATAAACTATTTCAATAAAGATTTATACTTCTCATTATTTTTTTCAATAATTACAATTTTAATACTCTATTCAAGAATCTACTTTAAGAAACATTACCTCAAAGATATTTTTGTAGGAATATTTTTTGGAGCAATACCCTACTATATCTTGAAATTTTACTTATAA
- the ftsY gene encoding signal recognition particle-docking protein FtsY encodes MFNKIKGKLKSIFETHEEIIDESEGEETVVEEEVIIKKKEKPKKEKKKEELEVEEKIIEEVLEETPCEKEEETKASKGFFSKVFGKSKEEKDEEELEELQDEMLEGAPEEEKKAIKEKTELEGTSKNKKELDKAIEKEEQVEKKELVKAVEEEKDEEIVEPKVSEGVFSKTFKKLKAKKVTGDDFLKIWTELEMFLLEINIAYEIVQSIETRLKKTLIDNSYDRFKLSKVIREVLIDEVEKVLISREGDFLSQIKKLNRNGEIAKILVLGVNGTGKTTSIAKIVNLFQKNDLSVVVAAADTFRAAAIEQLGEHAKRLNFKLVQHKGGSDPAAVAFDAIEHANAKKLNVVLIDTAGRMPNNSNLMLELEKIKRVSSAQLSVFVGDSVSGNDLIDQIELFDKIVGIDGMILTKTDTDERPGSIVTAAYSIDKPIYYLGIGQGYDDLVKFDAKIVAEKLFEIDDED; translated from the coding sequence ATGTTTAATAAGATTAAAGGTAAGTTGAAGAGTATTTTTGAAACTCATGAAGAGATTATTGATGAGAGTGAAGGTGAAGAAACGGTTGTTGAAGAAGAAGTAATAATAAAGAAGAAAGAAAAACCTAAGAAAGAGAAGAAAAAGGAAGAACTTGAAGTTGAAGAAAAAATAATTGAAGAAGTTTTAGAAGAAACTCCGTGTGAGAAAGAAGAAGAAACTAAAGCTTCAAAAGGTTTTTTTTCAAAAGTTTTTGGTAAGTCTAAGGAAGAAAAAGATGAAGAGGAGTTAGAAGAACTTCAAGATGAGATGCTTGAAGGAGCTCCAGAAGAAGAAAAGAAAGCGATTAAAGAAAAAACTGAATTAGAAGGTACTTCAAAAAATAAAAAAGAACTTGATAAGGCAATTGAAAAAGAAGAGCAAGTAGAAAAAAAAGAACTTGTGAAAGCTGTCGAGGAAGAAAAAGATGAAGAAATTGTTGAACCTAAAGTTTCAGAAGGTGTATTTTCGAAAACTTTTAAGAAATTAAAAGCTAAGAAAGTTACTGGTGATGATTTTTTAAAAATATGGACTGAATTGGAGATGTTTTTACTTGAGATTAATATTGCATATGAAATTGTTCAAAGTATTGAGACTAGATTAAAGAAGACTTTAATTGATAATTCTTATGATAGATTTAAGCTTTCTAAAGTTATTAGAGAGGTTTTAATTGATGAAGTTGAGAAAGTCTTGATTTCAAGAGAAGGTGATTTTTTGAGTCAAATTAAGAAACTTAATAGGAATGGTGAGATTGCTAAAATTTTAGTTTTGGGAGTTAATGGTACTGGAAAAACTACAAGTATTGCAAAGATTGTTAATTTATTTCAAAAGAATGATTTGAGTGTTGTTGTTGCTGCTGCGGATACTTTTAGGGCTGCTGCAATTGAACAATTAGGAGAACATGCTAAGAGATTAAATTTTAAATTGGTCCAACATAAAGGAGGTAGCGATCCTGCAGCAGTTGCATTTGATGCTATTGAACATGCTAATGCTAAAAAATTAAATGTTGTTTTAATTGATACTGCTGGAAGAATGCCAAATAATTCTAATTTGATGCTTGAACTTGAAAAAATTAAGAGAGTGAGTTCTGCGCAACTTAGCGTTTTTGTTGGAGATAGTGTTTCGGGGAATGATTTGATTGATCAAATTGAACTTTTTGATAAGATTGTTGGAATTGATGGGATGATTTTAACAAAGACTGATACTGATGAGAGACCAGGGTCTATTGTCACAGCTGCTTATTCTATAGATAAACCAATTTATTATTTGGGAATAGGACAGGGTTATGATGATTTGGTAAAGTTTGATGCGAAAATCGTTGCTGAGAAATTATTTGAAATTGATGATGAGGATTGA
- the minD gene encoding cell division ATPase MinD codes for MGKLIVISSGKGGVGKTTTSVNLASALAKHGKNVILVDGNLTTPNIGLHLGLTKFPITLNDVLKGEAGLTDAVYLHPLGFKLVPGSLNIRSFSEVNSRKLKKIFDDLKEMSEYVIVDSAAGLGNESLSVLKNADEIIIVTNPELPAVTDAFKIVTLAKEIGIPVKGIVLNKVRKDNFDLGFRAIEGLLETPITTVIEDDKNMRMALYKKKPLVHVKPNSKTAQQYHHLAKRVHSGQYRRRIDELERENTFLKSVLKSFGFR; via the coding sequence ATGGGTAAACTTATTGTAATTTCTTCGGGTAAAGGAGGAGTAGGAAAAACAACAACTAGTGTTAATTTAGCTTCGGCTTTAGCAAAACACGGAAAAAATGTTATTTTGGTGGATGGTAATTTAACTACCCCAAATATTGGTCTTCATTTAGGTTTAACTAAATTCCCGATCACTTTAAATGATGTTTTAAAAGGAGAGGCAGGACTTACTGATGCAGTTTATTTACATCCTTTAGGATTTAAATTAGTTCCAGGTAGTTTGAATATTAGAAGTTTTTCTGAAGTTAATTCTAGAAAGCTAAAGAAGATTTTTGATGATTTAAAAGAGATGTCTGAATATGTTATCGTTGATAGTGCAGCAGGACTTGGAAATGAGTCACTTTCTGTTTTGAAAAATGCAGATGAGATTATTATTGTGACTAATCCTGAATTGCCTGCAGTAACTGATGCTTTTAAGATTGTAACTCTTGCAAAAGAAATTGGAATTCCTGTTAAGGGGATTGTTTTAAATAAAGTTAGGAAGGATAATTTTGATTTAGGATTTAGAGCAATTGAGGGTTTACTTGAGACTCCAATTACAACAGTTATTGAAGATGATAAAAATATGAGAATGGCCTTATATAAAAAGAAGCCACTGGTTCATGTGAAACCTAATTCAAAGACTGCGCAACAATATCACCATTTGGCAAAAAGAGTTCATTCAGGTCAATATAGAAGAAGAATTGATGAACTTGAGAGAGAGAATACATTTTTAAAATCTGTTCTGAAAAGTTTCGGATTCAGATAA
- a CDS encoding nascent polypeptide-associated complex protein gives MIPGVDPRQLKSMMRQMGMSQVDLDTVEVIIKTTDKVLVFKNPSVQKVIMKGQTTFQIAGAYSEDETKAEIVISEEDIKMVSEQASVSLDVAKETLKQVEGDIAEAIVKLSE, from the coding sequence ATGATTCCTGGAGTTGATCCAAGGCAGTTGAAGAGTATGATGAGACAGATGGGTATGTCTCAAGTAGATTTGGATACTGTTGAAGTAATTATTAAGACTACTGATAAAGTTTTAGTTTTTAAGAATCCAAGTGTTCAAAAAGTTATTATGAAGGGTCAGACTACATTTCAAATTGCTGGAGCTTATTCTGAGGATGAGACTAAAGCTGAAATTGTAATTTCTGAGGAAGATATTAAAATGGTTAGTGAACAAGCAAGTGTTAGCTTGGATGTTGCAAAGGAGACTTTGAAGCAAGTGGAAGGAGATATTGCTGAGGCAATTGTTAAATTAAGCGAATAA
- a CDS encoding DUF814 domain-containing protein has protein sequence MEIRLSLNKSVNDNANLYFEKSKKLKSKLPGVDETIEKTQKEIDEFEEKKETYILKKQTQEKIQTHKKKEWYEKFRYTKTTSGFLCVLGKDSGTNEILIKKHLEKDDIVIHTQASGSPFCIIKNAKDSSKNNKVNDETEIYNSLKIPKEEIEEAAQITCCFSSQWKKGFGTADAFWVYPEQVSKKAVSGEYMTKGAFMIYGQKNIIKNIQLRICLGVIKNTIKTEDDETIEYEELFSGSEKTCKKICNRFIKLEPGNQTLKSLNKEIKKQLKTHIEDLPKYIPNNCKILKK, from the coding sequence ATGGAAATTAGACTATCATTAAATAAAAGTGTGAATGATAATGCAAACCTTTATTTTGAAAAATCAAAAAAACTAAAATCTAAACTTCCAGGAGTAGATGAAACTATTGAAAAAACGCAAAAAGAAATAGATGAATTTGAAGAAAAAAAAGAAACTTATATTCTAAAAAAACAAACACAAGAAAAAATTCAAACACATAAGAAAAAAGAATGGTATGAAAAATTCAGGTATACAAAAACAACTTCAGGATTTTTATGTGTATTAGGAAAAGACTCAGGAACAAACGAAATTCTAATAAAAAAGCACTTAGAAAAAGATGATATTGTAATTCACACTCAAGCTTCAGGAAGTCCATTTTGTATAATCAAAAATGCGAAAGATTCTTCAAAAAATAACAAAGTTAATGATGAAACCGAAATTTATAATTCTTTAAAAATTCCAAAAGAAGAAATAGAAGAAGCAGCTCAAATAACTTGTTGTTTTTCTTCACAATGGAAAAAAGGATTTGGAACTGCAGATGCATTTTGGGTCTATCCTGAACAAGTATCTAAAAAAGCTGTAAGTGGTGAATATATGACAAAAGGAGCATTTATGATCTATGGTCAAAAAAATATTATAAAAAATATTCAATTAAGAATCTGTCTAGGAGTAATTAAAAATACAATTAAAACTGAAGATGATGAAACAATAGAATATGAAGAACTATTTTCAGGATCAGAAAAAACATGCAAAAAAATATGTAACAGATTTATAAAATTAGAACCTGGAAATCAAACTCTCAAATCACTAAACAAAGAAATAAAAAAACAACTAAAAACTCACATAGAAGATCTACCTAAATACATTCCAAACAATTGTAAAATATTAAAAAAATAG
- a CDS encoding NUDIX domain-containing protein, translated as MKRRYTTGIVITNSKKEYLLHLRDNIPGIWSPGQWSIFSGGYETEDGPTNKIETFVKTAQREIKEEIGLELILKIFHHDLITSRNVSRYLLHGNYDGEISKIELKEGQKIQFFPYNKLPIENIPSSILKIIIMHNNNYNNEIKK; from the coding sequence ATGAAAAGAAGATATACTACAGGAATAGTTATTACAAACTCAAAAAAAGAGTATTTACTTCACTTAAGAGATAATATTCCTGGAATTTGGTCTCCTGGACAATGGTCAATATTTTCTGGAGGTTATGAAACTGAAGATGGACCAACAAACAAAATTGAAACATTTGTAAAAACTGCACAAAGAGAAATCAAAGAAGAAATTGGATTAGAATTAATCTTGAAGATATTTCACCATGATTTAATTACTAGCAGAAATGTTTCCAGATATTTACTTCATGGAAATTATGATGGAGAAATTTCTAAAATAGAATTAAAAGAAGGTCAAAAAATTCAATTTTTTCCTTACAATAAATTACCTATTGAAAACATACCTTCAAGTATTTTAAAAATAATAATAATGCACAATAATAATTATAATAATGAAATTAAAAAATAA